The following nucleotide sequence is from bacterium.
ATTGATCGTTCCCTGTACAGTAATACCAGAAGCGTGTTACCTCCTGAATGCTTACCTTGGTCAGCCGGCAGAAACGGCCTTTGTTGAGTCTCTTTTGCGGAAAGAGTTGTCGATTGATCCCTTTCAATCTGAAGATCTTGATCGTTGCAATGAAATACTAAGAAGATACAATGATTTGAATTTGGGCCTTGTTGATGCCTCAGTTGTTTCCACGTGTGAAAAGAGAGGCATTTTGGATATTCTGACAACTGATAGAAGGCATTTTTCTGTAATAAAGTCAAAGCAGGGTAAACACTTCCATTTGTTGCCGTAACTCCAGTACTTCTCAAGAAAAAGGATGCAGCCGTTTGATTCAAAGTACTTCAGTTTGCTGAAAGAGATCGCGGTTTGTCAGTTCAGGCTGAAAGATCAAAGCACATTTTTTGGCTTTCTCTGGAGCTTTCTGCATCCTTTGCTCATGTTAGTGGTCCTGTTTCTCTTTTTCCACATGAGAGTTGGGAAAAGCGTGGATCATTATGCGGTTTTCCTTCTCATCGGAATCATACACTTCACTCATTTTTCGAACAGCACCAGCGCATCGATGACGGTATTGCAGTCGATGAAGCAGCTTGTCACGAACGTGATTGTGCCGAAAGAATTGCTGGTGATCGGATCGGTCCTGGCAAATACGCTTGAATTTTTTATCTCAATGCCGATCTGCATTGCGATTGCGTACTTTTCGGGG
It contains:
- a CDS encoding PIN domain-containing protein, whose protein sequence is MEKEHKVDSIVVDTGAIFALADRNDAWHRRCSRFVNDYVGRLIVPCTVIPEACYLLNAYLGQPAETAFVESLLRKELSIDPFQSEDLDRCNEILRRYNDLNLGLVDASVVSTCEKRGILDILTTDRRHFSVIKSKQGKHFHLLP
- a CDS encoding ABC transporter permease, encoding MQPFDSKYFSLLKEIAVCQFRLKDQSTFFGFLWSFLHPLLMLVVLFLFFHMRVGKSVDHYAVFLLIGIIHFTHFSNSTSASMTVLQSMKQLVTNVIVPKELLVIGSVLANTLEFFISMPICIAIAYFSGIPLSWSLALLPLLYLLEIMLVLWVSFFMSCLYVFVRDTGHIYQVFLRVLFFMTPIFYTAGFLGNGMARYIITLNPLAYVIHFARSVIMNQDFSPPGDFILFIAVNAILVVLSIYTFKRLEPKFAEYV